The following proteins are encoded in a genomic region of Protaetiibacter sp. SSC-01:
- a CDS encoding lycopene cyclase domain-containing protein — MNLGYLAALLVSIAGMLVLDWRYRLFLWRAPARAALTLAIGVALLLVVDLVAISLGVFRVGDSPLLSGVMLAPHLPLEEPLFLLFLCLLTMVAHELVQRIRSRRRTAEREG; from the coding sequence GTGAACCTCGGCTACCTCGCGGCGCTGCTCGTGTCGATCGCGGGCATGCTCGTGCTCGACTGGCGCTACCGCCTGTTCCTGTGGCGCGCACCCGCGCGGGCGGCGCTCACGCTCGCGATCGGGGTCGCGCTGCTGCTCGTCGTCGACCTCGTCGCGATCTCACTCGGGGTGTTCCGCGTGGGCGACTCGCCGCTGCTCTCCGGTGTCATGCTCGCGCCGCACCTGCCGCTCGAGGAGCCGCTCTTCCTCCTGTTCCTGTGCCTGCTGACGATGGTCGCCCACGAGCTCGTGCAGCGCATCCGCTCGCGCCGCCGCACCGCCGAGCGGGAGGGGTGA
- the crtI gene encoding phytoene desaturase family protein produces MTRHDVAIVGGGVGGLATAALLAADGHRVTLFESGPAFGGRAGSWERDGFRFDLGPSWYLMPEVFDHFYRLLGTSADEQLELTTLDPGYRVYVEGDPEPFDLPAGREAARAALTSLDPASAARIEAYLDSASSAYTMATERFLYGSFDSAKPFLDPALVRELPRLRRMLTRSLDDEIRRTTTDARLRRLLGYPAVFLGGTPMGVPSLFHLMSHLDVEQGVLYPRGGFARVVETLVGLARAAGAELVADAPVARILVERGRATGVEVRGSDGSVTRHSADVVVGATDLHRIETELLPPEARDHSERWWSRVDMGFGAVTAMLGVRGELPELAHHTLLFADDWDGGFARLRGDTLPPETSVYLGKPSASDPTVTPEGHENLFVLVPSPARASMARGGIDGEGDPGIERYVDGIIDQVARWTGATDLADRVVVRRTRTSGDLSAELGAWQGSMLGPAHTLRQSALFRAGNRSRRVEGLYFAGSGTIPGIGVPMCLISAELVLKRLRGDRSAAPLEVA; encoded by the coding sequence ATGACGCGGCACGACGTCGCGATCGTCGGCGGGGGCGTCGGCGGACTCGCGACCGCCGCACTGCTCGCAGCCGACGGCCACCGCGTGACGCTCTTCGAGTCCGGTCCGGCGTTCGGCGGTCGCGCGGGCAGCTGGGAGCGCGACGGCTTCCGCTTCGACCTCGGACCCTCGTGGTATCTCATGCCCGAGGTCTTCGACCACTTCTACCGGCTGCTCGGCACGAGCGCCGACGAGCAGCTCGAGCTCACGACGCTCGACCCGGGCTACCGCGTGTACGTCGAAGGTGACCCCGAGCCCTTCGACCTGCCGGCTGGGCGGGAGGCGGCGCGTGCGGCGCTCACCTCGCTCGATCCCGCATCCGCCGCCCGCATCGAGGCGTATCTCGACTCGGCGTCGTCGGCGTACACGATGGCGACGGAGCGGTTCCTCTACGGCTCGTTCGACAGCGCGAAGCCCTTCCTCGACCCCGCGCTCGTGCGCGAGCTGCCCCGGCTGCGGCGCATGCTCACGCGCAGTCTCGACGACGAGATCCGCCGCACGACGACGGATGCGCGCCTGCGGCGGCTGCTCGGCTACCCCGCCGTCTTCCTCGGCGGCACCCCCATGGGCGTGCCGTCGCTCTTCCACCTCATGAGCCACCTCGACGTCGAGCAGGGCGTGCTCTACCCGCGCGGCGGCTTCGCGCGCGTCGTCGAGACGCTCGTCGGCCTCGCGCGGGCCGCGGGCGCCGAGCTCGTGGCGGATGCGCCGGTCGCGCGCATCCTCGTCGAGCGCGGGCGCGCCACGGGCGTCGAGGTGCGCGGGAGCGACGGTTCCGTGACGCGGCACAGCGCGGATGTCGTGGTCGGCGCGACCGACCTGCACCGCATCGAGACGGAGCTGCTGCCGCCCGAGGCGCGCGATCACAGCGAGCGCTGGTGGAGCAGGGTCGACATGGGGTTCGGTGCCGTCACGGCGATGCTCGGCGTGCGCGGCGAGCTGCCCGAGCTCGCACACCACACGCTGCTCTTCGCCGACGACTGGGACGGAGGGTTCGCGCGGCTGCGCGGCGACACCCTGCCGCCCGAGACATCCGTCTACCTCGGCAAGCCGAGCGCGAGCGACCCGACCGTCACGCCCGAGGGCCACGAGAACCTCTTCGTGCTCGTGCCCTCGCCCGCGCGGGCGTCGATGGCGCGCGGAGGGATCGACGGAGAGGGCGACCCCGGCATCGAGCGCTACGTCGACGGCATCATCGACCAGGTGGCCCGCTGGACGGGCGCCACCGACCTCGCCGACCGCGTCGTCGTGCGGCGCACGCGCACCTCGGGCGACCTCTCCGCCGAGCTCGGCGCGTGGCAGGGCAGCATGCTCGGGCCCGCCCACACGCTGCGGCAGAGCGCCCTGTTCCGGGCGGGCAACCGCTCGCGTCGCGTCGAGGGGCTCTACTTCGCGGGGTCGGGCACGATCCCCGGCATCGGCGTGCCCATGTGCCTCATCAGCGCCGAGCTCGTGCTCAAGCGCCTGCGCGGCGACCGCAGCGCGGCGCCCCTGGAGGTCGCGTGA
- a CDS encoding phytoene/squalene synthase family protein — protein MTPRPPVTGLALYRSTAREASGPVIRRYSSSFGLASTLFPRRCRSRIAAIYALVRVADEIVDGTAGEAGLDAAAQRRVLDEFEADTERALASGFSANLVVQAFADVAREARFGTELTRPFFASMRRDLEPVAFDEQSLREYVYGSAEVVGLMCLRVFMSDAGRAPEAEVDDAACALGSAFQKVNFLRDLADDRDRLARDYLPAFRRLPPEAAKAEVVAEIRDELRRARAGIPRLPADCRLAVATATAVFGELLDRIEKLPAERLLDTRVSVPTSRKLALLARERVRLARGRA, from the coding sequence GTGACCCCCCGCCCGCCGGTGACGGGCCTCGCGCTGTACCGTTCGACCGCCCGTGAGGCGAGCGGTCCCGTGATCCGTCGCTACTCGAGCTCGTTCGGACTCGCGTCGACGCTCTTCCCGCGACGCTGCCGCTCGCGCATCGCCGCGATCTACGCGCTCGTGCGCGTCGCCGACGAGATCGTCGACGGTACGGCGGGCGAGGCGGGGCTCGACGCCGCAGCGCAGCGCCGCGTGCTCGACGAGTTCGAGGCCGACACCGAGCGCGCCCTCGCATCCGGGTTCTCGGCGAACCTCGTCGTGCAGGCGTTCGCCGACGTCGCGCGCGAGGCGCGCTTCGGCACCGAGCTCACGCGGCCGTTCTTCGCGTCGATGCGGCGCGACCTCGAGCCCGTCGCGTTCGACGAGCAGTCGCTGCGCGAGTACGTGTACGGCTCGGCGGAGGTCGTGGGGCTCATGTGCCTGCGGGTCTTCATGTCGGATGCGGGCCGCGCGCCCGAGGCGGAGGTCGACGACGCCGCGTGCGCGCTCGGCTCGGCGTTCCAGAAGGTCAACTTCCTGCGCGACCTCGCCGACGACCGCGACCGTCTCGCGCGCGACTACCTGCCCGCCTTCCGTCGCCTGCCTCCCGAGGCGGCGAAGGCGGAGGTCGTGGCCGAGATCCGCGACGAGCTGCGCCGGGCGCGGGCCGGCATCCCTCGCCTGCCCGCGGACTGCCGGCTCGCCGTCGCGACCGCGACCGCCGTGTTCGGCGAGCTGCTCGACCGCATCGAGAAGCTGCCCGCCGAGCGCCTCCTCGACACCCGCGTCTCGGTGCCGACCTCCCGCAAGCTCGCCCTGCTCGCCCGCGAGCGCGTGCGCCTCGCGCGGGGCCGCGCATGA
- a CDS encoding polyprenyl synthetase family protein, whose product MTMTETRTTRLREQFDARLDGFFAEQGVRATLHDERFRELWTRLRALSQGGKRIRPLMLLTAHDGLGGTRRDDALRSAVGVELLHTALVIHDDIIDGDLERRGAPNITASFAADARERGLSDERARSWGETMALLAGDLLLSAAVREVARIGAPAEVRDRVLSVLDEAVYLAASGEQADVAYGIGLEHPDAEAIRAMMHRKTACYTFETPLRMGATLAEAPEPLVHRLGEIGRGLGILFQLRDDLLGAFGSPELTGKSASSDLREGKVTMLVAFARDEPAWQAVTPLFGRPDLTDEEVGLLREALEASGARRRLEKEIEREGAHVLSLIGAARLPSSLAAELRHAVRTGMERDA is encoded by the coding sequence ATGACGATGACGGAGACGCGGACGACGCGCCTGAGAGAGCAGTTCGATGCTCGCCTCGACGGGTTCTTCGCGGAGCAGGGCGTGCGCGCCACGCTCCACGACGAGCGGTTCCGCGAGCTGTGGACCCGCCTGCGCGCGCTCTCGCAGGGCGGCAAGCGCATCCGTCCGCTCATGCTGCTCACGGCGCATGACGGGCTCGGCGGGACGCGGCGCGACGACGCGCTCCGGTCGGCCGTGGGCGTCGAGCTGCTGCACACGGCGCTCGTGATCCACGACGACATCATCGACGGCGACCTCGAGCGCCGCGGCGCCCCCAACATCACGGCGAGCTTCGCCGCCGACGCCCGCGAGCGCGGCCTCTCCGACGAGCGCGCGCGGTCGTGGGGCGAGACGATGGCGCTCCTCGCGGGCGACCTGCTGCTGAGCGCGGCCGTGCGCGAGGTCGCGCGCATCGGCGCCCCCGCCGAGGTACGCGACCGCGTGCTCTCGGTGCTCGACGAGGCCGTCTATCTCGCGGCATCCGGCGAGCAGGCCGACGTGGCCTACGGCATCGGACTCGAGCACCCCGATGCCGAGGCGATCCGCGCCATGATGCACCGCAAGACCGCGTGCTACACCTTCGAGACCCCGCTGCGGATGGGCGCGACGCTCGCCGAGGCGCCGGAGCCCCTCGTGCACCGGCTCGGCGAGATCGGGCGCGGGCTCGGCATCCTGTTCCAGCTGCGCGACGACCTGCTCGGCGCGTTCGGCTCCCCCGAGCTCACCGGCAAGAGCGCCTCGAGCGACCTGCGCGAGGGCAAGGTCACGATGCTCGTCGCGTTCGCGCGTGACGAGCCGGCGTGGCAGGCCGTCACGCCGCTCTTCGGCCGCCCCGACCTCACCGACGAGGAGGTCGGGCTGCTGCGCGAGGCGCTTGAGGCGAGCGGCGCACGCCGACGCCTCGAGAAGGAGATCGAGCGCGAGGGCGCCCACGTGCTCTCGCTCATCGGCGCGGCGCGTCTCCCGAGCAGTCTGGCGGCCGAGCTGCGCCACGCCGTGCGCACGGGTATGGAGCGCGACGCGTGA
- a CDS encoding MarR family winged helix-turn-helix transcriptional regulator has product MTDAEHRIRAENAERMHDPRVVDIRGRMLDVSDMEDADIAHVVRVLDALRDWRAAEERLSEASRSFMKLGDNDMRALRYIIVVTDRGDVATARGIAEHLGISSAATTKLLDRLERGDHIRRTAHPHDRRSSSIVITSETRAAAQATVGREHARRFRVAAALTAAERDVVIRFLGELSRTTEGDWARA; this is encoded by the coding sequence GTGACGGACGCGGAGCATCGCATACGAGCGGAGAACGCCGAGCGCATGCACGACCCCCGCGTCGTCGACATCCGCGGTCGCATGCTCGACGTCTCCGACATGGAGGACGCCGACATCGCCCATGTCGTGCGCGTGCTCGACGCCCTGCGTGACTGGCGCGCGGCGGAGGAACGGCTGAGCGAGGCGTCCCGCAGCTTCATGAAGCTCGGCGACAACGACATGCGCGCGCTGCGCTACATCATCGTCGTGACCGACCGCGGAGACGTCGCGACCGCGCGCGGCATCGCCGAGCACCTGGGCATCTCGAGCGCCGCGACGACCAAGCTGCTCGACAGGCTCGAGCGGGGCGACCACATCCGCCGCACCGCGCATCCGCACGACCGGCGCTCGTCGTCGATCGTCATCACCTCCGAGACCCGCGCCGCGGCGCAGGCGACCGTCGGCCGCGAGCACGCGCGCCGGTTCCGCGTCGCCGCCGCGCTCACGGCCGCCGAGCGCGACGTCGTCATCCGCTTCCTCGGCGAGCTGAGCCGCACGACCGAGGGCGACTGGGCCCGCGCGTAG
- a CDS encoding PLP-dependent aminotransferase family protein yields MKSVALSIEERSPHGIATGIARLITTGDLAPGDRLPTVRELAAELGVSPATVSHAWQTLASAGLITSRGRSGSFVRAEPREWLPRRYRGLDGNLDARLDLSRGTPDPELLPALGPALARVGARADTSSYQAKPDIPELHDLLRDTWPAPVESITVLNGALDAIDRALAALVRFGDRVVVENPTFPPFIDLLDHYGLQAVGVELDAEGMRPEAFAAALGTAPAIVLLQPRAHNPTGISMTAERAEQLAGILKRSRTAQDTIVIEDDHSGAISSSPDVSLATWIPERVLHVRSFSKSHGPDLRIGAIGGPRPLVDRVVARRLLGPGWTSRMMQAILHELLTHPESTAQIDAAREAYAERQAALASAVQAAGGWLAGGDGINAWMRVADERAAIVQLAAVGIRVAAGEPFQLGEAQDPHVRVTVGALRDEVETVGAALAVAQNAS; encoded by the coding sequence GTGAAGTCGGTAGCCCTTTCGATCGAAGAGCGTTCCCCGCACGGGATCGCCACCGGGATCGCCCGTCTCATCACGACGGGCGACCTCGCTCCGGGCGACCGCCTGCCCACCGTCCGGGAGCTCGCGGCCGAGCTCGGCGTCTCCCCCGCGACCGTCTCGCACGCGTGGCAGACCCTCGCATCCGCCGGTCTCATCACGAGCCGCGGGCGCAGCGGGAGCTTCGTGCGCGCCGAACCGCGCGAGTGGCTCCCCCGCCGCTACCGCGGCCTCGACGGCAACCTGGATGCGCGCCTCGACCTCTCGCGCGGCACCCCCGACCCCGAGCTGCTGCCCGCCCTCGGCCCCGCCCTGGCGCGGGTCGGCGCGCGCGCCGACACCTCGAGCTACCAGGCCAAGCCCGACATCCCCGAGCTCCACGACCTGCTGCGCGACACGTGGCCCGCGCCCGTCGAGTCGATCACGGTGCTCAACGGCGCCCTCGACGCGATCGACCGCGCTCTCGCGGCCCTCGTGCGCTTCGGCGACCGGGTCGTTGTCGAGAACCCCACCTTCCCGCCCTTCATCGACCTGCTCGACCACTACGGCCTGCAGGCGGTCGGCGTCGAGCTCGACGCGGAGGGGATGCGGCCCGAGGCCTTCGCCGCCGCCCTCGGCACGGCGCCCGCGATCGTGCTGCTGCAGCCGCGCGCCCACAACCCCACGGGCATCTCGATGACGGCCGAGCGCGCCGAGCAGCTCGCCGGCATCCTCAAGCGCAGCCGCACGGCGCAGGACACGATCGTCATCGAGGACGACCACTCGGGCGCCATCAGCTCCTCCCCCGACGTGTCGCTCGCGACGTGGATCCCCGAGCGCGTGCTGCACGTGCGTAGCTTCTCGAAGTCGCACGGACCCGATCTGCGCATCGGCGCGATCGGCGGCCCGCGCCCCCTCGTCGACCGGGTCGTCGCGCGGCGCCTGCTCGGCCCGGGGTGGACCTCGCGCATGATGCAGGCGATCCTGCACGAGCTGCTCACGCATCCGGAGTCCACGGCGCAGATCGACGCCGCGCGCGAGGCCTACGCCGAGCGGCAGGCTGCGCTCGCCTCGGCCGTGCAGGCGGCCGGCGGATGGCTCGCGGGCGGCGACGGCATCAACGCGTGGATGCGCGTGGCCGACGAGCGCGCCGCGATCGTGCAGCTCGCGGCGGTCGGCATCCGCGTCGCGGCGGGCGAGCCGTTTCAGCTCGGCGAGGCGCAGGACCCGCACGTGCGCGTCACGGTCGGTGCGCTGCGCGACGAGGTCGAGACGGTCGGCGCGGCCCTCGCGGTGGCGCAGAACGCGAGCTGA
- a CDS encoding nitrilase-related carbon-nitrogen hydrolase: MTIVRAAISQTTWTGDKESMLDKHEGFLRDAAAQGAQVMSFQELFYGPYFGITQDKKYYRYAEQADGPIVQRFASVAKELGVVTVLPIYEEAETGVYYNTTVVVDADGTILGKYRKHHIPHLDRFWEKFYFRPGNLGYPVFETAVGRVGTYICYDRHFPEGWRELGLNDAHMVFNPNATKPGLSNRLWEVEGPAAAVANGYFVLQPNRVGREDNEYGDLAVDFYGTSQVIDPRGNFVGERGSGTEEEVLIRDLDMSMVREMRDDWQFFRDRRPDSYEKIARP; encoded by the coding sequence ATGACGATCGTCCGCGCCGCAATCAGCCAGACCACCTGGACCGGCGACAAGGAATCCATGCTCGACAAGCACGAGGGCTTCCTCCGTGACGCGGCCGCCCAGGGCGCGCAGGTCATGAGCTTCCAGGAGCTGTTCTACGGCCCCTACTTCGGCATCACGCAGGACAAGAAGTACTACCGCTACGCGGAGCAGGCCGACGGCCCCATCGTGCAGCGCTTCGCATCCGTCGCCAAGGAGCTCGGCGTCGTGACCGTGCTCCCCATCTACGAGGAGGCCGAGACGGGCGTGTACTACAACACGACCGTCGTCGTCGACGCCGACGGCACGATCCTCGGCAAGTACCGCAAGCACCACATCCCGCACCTCGACCGCTTCTGGGAGAAGTTCTACTTCCGCCCGGGCAACCTCGGCTACCCGGTCTTCGAGACCGCCGTGGGCCGCGTCGGCACCTACATCTGCTACGACCGCCACTTCCCCGAGGGATGGCGCGAGCTGGGGCTCAACGACGCCCACATGGTCTTCAACCCCAACGCCACCAAGCCCGGTCTCTCGAACCGCCTGTGGGAGGTCGAGGGCCCCGCGGCGGCCGTCGCCAACGGCTACTTCGTGCTGCAGCCCAACCGCGTCGGCCGCGAGGACAACGAGTACGGCGACCTCGCCGTCGACTTCTACGGCACGAGCCAGGTCATCGACCCGCGCGGCAACTTCGTCGGCGAGCGGGGCTCGGGCACCGAGGAGGAGGTGCTCATCCGCGACCTCGACATGAGCATGGTGCGCGAGATGCGCGACGACTGGCAGTTCTTCCGCGACCGTCGTCCCGACAGCTACGAGAAGATCGCCCGCCCGTAA
- the hydA gene encoding dihydropyrimidinase — protein sequence MATTLIKGGTVVTATGRSEADVLVDGEQIVAVLSPGSQLLGTDLTQGVDTVVDATGKYVIPGGIDAHTHMELPFGGTFASDTFETGTRAAAHGGTTTIIDFAVQTYGQKVMDGLAAWHEKAAGNCAIDYAFHQIIGGVDADSLAVLPTLVDEGITSFKLFMAYPGVFYSDDAQILKAMQVAADTGLLTMMHAENGPVIDVLAAQLAEAGKTDPYFHGIARAWQMEEEATHRAIMIAQLTGAPLYVVHVSAKQAVEQLAAARDRGQNVFGETCPQYLYLSLEEQLGASSDEWGAFEGAKWVCSTPLRSREEGHQHSMWQALRTNDLQMVSTDHCPFCMKGQKDLGLGDFRKIPNGIGTVEHRMDLMYQGVVTGEISLERWVELTSTTPARMFGLYGKKGVIQPGADADIVVYDPNGHTKISAETHHMNMDHSAWEGFEVDGKVDTVLSRGKVIVDGDQYLGAKGDGRFVKRGLSQYLI from the coding sequence ATGGCAACGACACTCATCAAGGGCGGGACGGTCGTCACCGCCACGGGACGCAGCGAGGCGGATGTCCTCGTCGACGGCGAGCAGATCGTCGCGGTCCTGAGCCCCGGCTCGCAGCTGCTCGGCACGGACCTCACGCAGGGCGTCGACACGGTCGTCGACGCCACCGGCAAGTACGTGATCCCCGGCGGCATCGACGCGCACACCCACATGGAGCTGCCCTTCGGCGGCACCTTCGCATCCGACACGTTCGAGACCGGCACGCGTGCCGCGGCCCACGGCGGCACCACGACCATCATCGACTTCGCGGTGCAGACCTACGGCCAGAAGGTCATGGACGGCCTCGCGGCGTGGCACGAGAAGGCCGCGGGCAACTGCGCCATCGACTACGCCTTCCACCAGATCATCGGCGGAGTCGACGCGGACTCGCTCGCCGTGCTGCCGACCCTCGTCGACGAGGGCATCACGAGCTTCAAGCTCTTCATGGCCTACCCGGGCGTCTTCTACTCGGACGACGCCCAGATCCTCAAGGCCATGCAGGTCGCAGCCGACACGGGACTGCTCACGATGATGCACGCCGAGAACGGGCCCGTCATCGACGTGCTCGCGGCGCAGCTCGCCGAGGCCGGCAAGACCGACCCCTACTTCCACGGCATCGCACGTGCCTGGCAGATGGAGGAGGAGGCCACCCACCGCGCGATCATGATCGCGCAGCTGACCGGCGCACCCCTCTACGTCGTGCACGTCTCGGCGAAGCAGGCGGTCGAGCAGCTCGCGGCCGCCCGCGACCGCGGCCAGAACGTGTTCGGGGAGACCTGCCCCCAGTACCTCTACCTCTCGCTGGAGGAGCAGCTGGGTGCATCGAGCGACGAGTGGGGCGCTTTCGAGGGCGCCAAGTGGGTGTGCTCCACGCCGCTGCGTTCGCGCGAAGAGGGTCACCAGCACTCCATGTGGCAGGCTCTCCGGACCAACGACCTGCAGATGGTGTCGACCGACCACTGCCCGTTCTGCATGAAGGGGCAGAAGGACCTCGGCCTCGGCGACTTCCGCAAGATCCCGAACGGCATCGGCACCGTCGAGCACCGCATGGACCTCATGTACCAGGGCGTCGTGACGGGCGAGATCAGCCTCGAGCGCTGGGTCGAGCTCACGAGCACGACCCCCGCGCGCATGTTCGGCCTCTACGGCAAGAAGGGCGTCATCCAGCCGGGCGCGGACGCCGACATCGTCGTGTACGACCCGAACGGTCACACGAAGATCAGCGCGGAGACCCACCACATGAACATGGACCACTCCGCGTGGGAGGGCTTCGAGGTCGACGGCAAGGTCGACACCGTGCTCTCGCGCGGCAAGGTCATCGTCGACGGCGACCAGTACCTGGGCGCCAAGGGAGACGGCCGCTTCGTCAAGCGCGGTCTCTCCCAGTACCTCATCTGA
- a CDS encoding TIGR03842 family LLM class F420-dependent oxidoreductase, with protein MDFGAVIQTNPPASRTVHLAKLAEQYGFDYAWTFDSHILWQEPYVIYSQILAETRKIKVGPFVTNPATRDWTVTASTFATLNEMYGNRTVVGIGRGDSAVRVTNGKPTTLKELRESVHVIRELGNSRAVEHNGSTLQFPWSKGSELEVWVAAYGPLALKLTGEVADGFILQLADVDIAKWMITTVRDAAEAAGRDPDAITFCVASPFYIGDSSDPATMQHMRDQCRWFGGMVGNHVADIVEKYGSSGAVPKALTDYIEGRKGYDYNSHGKAGNDHVDFVPDEIVDRFCMLGTADDHIAKLEELKSIGVDQFAGYLMHDNKEETLRVYGETVIPALQETVKAKS; from the coding sequence TTGGACTTCGGAGCAGTAATCCAGACGAACCCGCCCGCCTCCCGGACGGTTCACCTCGCGAAGCTCGCCGAGCAGTACGGGTTCGACTACGCGTGGACGTTCGACTCCCACATCCTGTGGCAGGAGCCGTACGTCATCTACAGCCAGATCCTCGCGGAGACGCGCAAGATCAAGGTCGGCCCGTTCGTCACCAACCCGGCGACGCGCGACTGGACCGTGACGGCATCCACGTTCGCGACGCTCAACGAGATGTACGGCAACCGCACGGTCGTCGGCATCGGCCGCGGCGACTCGGCGGTGCGCGTCACCAACGGCAAGCCCACGACCCTCAAGGAGCTGCGCGAGTCGGTGCACGTCATCCGCGAGCTCGGCAACAGCCGCGCCGTGGAGCACAACGGCTCGACGCTGCAGTTCCCGTGGTCGAAGGGCTCGGAGCTCGAGGTGTGGGTGGCCGCCTACGGCCCCCTCGCCCTCAAGCTCACGGGTGAGGTCGCCGACGGCTTCATCCTGCAGCTCGCCGACGTCGACATCGCCAAGTGGATGATCACGACGGTGCGCGACGCGGCCGAGGCCGCGGGCCGCGACCCCGACGCGATCACCTTCTGCGTCGCGTCGCCCTTCTACATCGGCGACAGCTCCGACCCCGCGACGATGCAGCACATGCGCGACCAGTGCCGCTGGTTCGGCGGCATGGTGGGCAACCACGTGGCCGACATCGTCGAGAAGTACGGATCGAGCGGTGCCGTTCCGAAGGCCCTCACCGACTACATCGAGGGCCGCAAGGGCTACGACTACAACTCGCACGGCAAGGCGGGCAACGACCACGTCGACTTCGTGCCGGATGAGATCGTCGACCGGTTCTGCATGCTCGGCACCGCCGACGACCACATCGCGAAGCTCGAGGAGCTCAAGTCGATCGGCGTCGACCAGTTCGCCGGCTACCTCATGCACGACAACAAGGAGGAGACCCTCCGCGTGTACGGCGAGACGGTGATCCCGGCCCTGCAAGAGACGGTCAAGGCCAAGTCGTGA
- a CDS encoding ABC transporter permease, whose translation MTEFARSASPVAARRRATGRGWAAALWGAVGVVAVAVIWELYKFLGPAEGVTIGQVEGQTGSGVMILPRTHDRAMPHIWSMIVRLGEPTSGGATPPLFVTVAQAALVTLGMAAVGWLIGVAVGAILGLVMQRWKLLEWGLLPWVVVSQIVPLIAFAPVVNAIGNQIDRSGTPWPQWLSVAVIASYLAFFPVAVGVLRGLEAPDRIHVDLMRSYAAGYWATLFGLRLPASVPHLLPALRLAAANAVLGAVVAEVSIGMRGGIGRMLIQLAGQASSDPAAPWGPMFGSIALGLIAAGSVALIGLGLKNYRRGEATA comes from the coding sequence GTGACCGAGTTCGCCCGGTCCGCGTCCCCCGTCGCCGCTCGTCGGCGTGCGACGGGACGCGGCTGGGCGGCCGCGCTCTGGGGCGCCGTGGGCGTCGTCGCGGTCGCCGTGATCTGGGAGCTCTACAAGTTCCTCGGGCCCGCCGAGGGGGTCACGATCGGGCAGGTCGAGGGTCAGACCGGCTCGGGCGTCATGATCCTGCCGCGCACCCACGACCGCGCGATGCCGCACATCTGGTCGATGATCGTGCGGCTCGGCGAGCCGACGAGCGGCGGCGCGACGCCCCCGCTCTTCGTCACGGTCGCCCAGGCCGCGCTCGTGACGCTCGGGATGGCGGCCGTCGGCTGGCTCATCGGCGTCGCGGTCGGCGCGATCCTCGGCCTCGTCATGCAGCGTTGGAAGCTGCTCGAGTGGGGCCTGCTTCCGTGGGTCGTCGTGAGCCAGATCGTGCCGCTCATCGCGTTCGCACCCGTCGTCAACGCGATCGGCAACCAGATCGACCGCTCGGGCACGCCGTGGCCGCAGTGGCTCTCGGTCGCCGTCATCGCGTCGTACCTCGCCTTCTTCCCCGTCGCCGTCGGCGTGCTGCGCGGGCTCGAGGCGCCCGACCGCATCCACGTCGACCTCATGCGCAGCTACGCCGCCGGGTACTGGGCGACGCTCTTCGGGCTGCGGCTGCCCGCATCCGTGCCCCACCTGCTCCCGGCCCTGCGCCTCGCGGCCGCGAACGCCGTGCTCGGCGCCGTCGTCGCCGAGGTGTCGATCGGCATGCGCGGCGGCATCGGGCGCATGCTCATCCAGCTCGCGGGCCAGGCCTCGAGTGACCCGGCCGCGCCGTGGGGGCCGATGTTCGGCTCCATCGCGCTCGGTCTCATCGCGGCGGGATCCGTCGCGCTCATCGGACTCGGACTCAAGAACTACCGCAGAGGAGAGGCGACGGCATGA